One genomic window of Aquisalimonas sp. 2447 includes the following:
- a CDS encoding PEP-CTERM sorting domain-containing protein has product MTNPLILALIAVPALFLSTQASAGLVSCDALPGGASATANGADPNACFVGNVQQPNPTNEASAINQHFGGDFLYIGKYDDDKGSFDDSDVQLGGFTLLVSQSDGAPWGYSYELQVAPNWVGKTVDWAMMVKQGSGEDSSIGYLFETVTLGIDGVFSNWNSNEDKQDYSHLSGFIRVNTAKVPEPATLGLLGVGLLGLGLAVTRRRNRDDSL; this is encoded by the coding sequence ATGACGAACCCCCTGATTCTGGCCTTGATCGCGGTGCCAGCCCTTTTTCTCTCCACGCAGGCCTCCGCGGGCCTGGTAAGCTGCGACGCGCTGCCGGGCGGCGCATCGGCGACGGCCAACGGGGCCGACCCGAATGCCTGCTTTGTGGGCAACGTGCAGCAGCCGAATCCGACTAATGAGGCCAGCGCCATCAACCAGCACTTTGGCGGTGATTTCCTCTACATCGGCAAGTACGACGATGACAAAGGCTCTTTCGACGACAGTGACGTCCAATTGGGCGGGTTCACCCTGCTGGTTTCTCAGTCGGACGGCGCCCCCTGGGGCTATAGCTATGAGCTGCAGGTAGCCCCGAACTGGGTCGGCAAGACAGTGGACTGGGCCATGATGGTCAAGCAGGGAAGCGGCGAGGACAGCTCGATCGGGTATCTGTTCGAGACGGTGACCCTGGGTATCGACGGTGTGTTCAGCAACTGGAACAGTAACGAGGACAAGCAGGACTACTCGCACCTGAGCGGGTTTATCCGGGTGAACACTGCCAAGGTGCCGGAGCCCGCCACGCTGGGCCTGCTGGGCGTCGGTCTGCTGGGTCTGGGGCTTGCCGTGACCCGCCGGCGCAACAGGGACGACAGCCTGTAA
- a CDS encoding PEP-CTERM sorting domain-containing protein, which produces MRQIKGLSTTGMTLGLLLFSAPSLAVICGPNSENRQMTLSPEDSGDALCVASDASASNVLNNFHENDGETFDLSFPVDDTSGLGLDKIYEFSPDDETDEGFGKVTGLDKLSGKVEFKRLLFDSYSDVHVSFFFGNPDEPDNWFSYALDNLDNPNKFVAHWKAEWTKDDDFNGDLALSNVKLWGNERSVPEPLTLGLLGAGLFALGLASRRRRGTGSPA; this is translated from the coding sequence ATGAGACAGATCAAAGGCCTTTCAACAACCGGTATGACGCTCGGCCTGCTGCTGTTTTCGGCGCCATCGTTAGCGGTGATTTGCGGCCCAAACTCTGAGAATCGGCAGATGACACTGAGCCCCGAAGACAGCGGGGATGCGCTCTGCGTAGCCTCCGACGCGTCGGCCTCGAACGTCCTAAACAATTTCCACGAGAACGACGGCGAGACATTCGATCTGTCCTTCCCGGTGGACGACACGAGCGGACTGGGGCTGGACAAAATCTACGAGTTTTCACCCGATGACGAGACGGACGAAGGGTTCGGGAAGGTGACCGGTCTGGACAAACTCTCCGGGAAGGTCGAATTTAAACGCCTGCTTTTCGATAGCTATTCGGACGTCCATGTCTCGTTCTTCTTCGGCAACCCCGATGAACCGGACAACTGGTTCAGCTACGCCTTGGACAACCTGGACAACCCGAACAAGTTCGTTGCTCACTGGAAAGCGGAGTGGACCAAGGATGACGACTTTAACGGTGACCTCGCGCTGTCCAATGTGAAGCTGTGGGGCAACGAGCGGTCGGTGCCCGAACCCTTGACGCTGGGCCTCCTTGGCGCCGGGTTGTTCGCCCTCGGCCTCGCCAGCCGACGTCGACGCGGCACTGGTAGCCCGGCATAA